One Gossypium raimondii isolate GPD5lz chromosome 3, ASM2569854v1, whole genome shotgun sequence genomic window carries:
- the LOC128039961 gene encoding uncharacterized protein LOC128039961, with product MVADALSHRVVPDLRAMFARLSLFDDGSLLAELQVENRKTSDFRLNSEGVLCLHGRVKVEHQLPSRLLQPVKIPLWKWEEVTMDFVSGLPLTPTKKDSFWKKLHEALGARLDLSTAFHPQIDGERRVLWPELVSNTEAKVKLVRDRLKEATDRQKSYADLKH from the exons ATGGTAGCTGACGCACTGAGCCATAGGGTTGTACCTGATTTGAGAGCAATGTTTGCTCGTCTTAgcttatttgatgatggtagcttGTTGGCGGAGTTACAA GTTGAGAATAGAAAAACTTCAGATTTTAGGTTGAATAGTGAAGGAGTATTGTGTCTCCATGGGAGA GTGAAGGTTGAACATCAATTACCTTCGAGGTTGCTTCAACCGGTTAAAATTCCACTTTGGAAGTGGGAAGAagtaactatggattttgtgagtggATTGCCCTTAACGCCTACCAAGAAGGACTCA TTTTGGAAGAAGTTACACGAGGCTTTGGGTGCAAGACTAGACTTAAGTACTGCGTTTCATCCCCAAATAGATG GCGAGCGGCGAGTTCTGTGGCCAGAGTTGGTTTCTAATACCGAAGCAAAGGTAAAACTGGTTCGAGACAGGTTGAAGGAAGCAACTGATAGGCAGAAGTCCTATGCGGATCTTAAACACTGA